In a single window of the Nicotiana tomentosiformis chromosome 8, ASM39032v3, whole genome shotgun sequence genome:
- the LOC104091971 gene encoding elongation factor G-2, chloroplastic, protein MAAESVTRMSSAASSLCNFNGSQRPVPISNRVSSSSRRNRCVKVQSLASEFLGSFKLCSVSASRSSRLSQKPKKNGFSVFAMAAAEEGKRTVPLKDYRNIGIMAHIDAGKTTTTERVLYYTGRNYKIGEVHEGTATMDWMEQEQERGITITSAATTTFWNKHRINIIDTPGHVDFTLEVERALRVLDGAICLFDSVAGVEPQSETVWRQADKYGVPRICFVNKMDRLGANFFRTRDMIVSNLGAKPLVIQIPIGAEDNFKGLVDLVKMKAIVWSGEELGAKFSYEDIPADLQELAEEYRALMIETIVELDDDAMENYLEGVEPDEETIKKLIRKGTIGGSFVPVLCGSAFKNKGVQPLLDAVVDYLPSPVDLPAMQGTDPGNPEVTIERAASDDEPFAGLAFKIMNDPFVGSLTFVRVYSGKLSAGSYVVNANKGRKERIGRLLEMHANSREDIKTALTGDIVALAGLKDTITGETLADPDKPVVLERMDFPDPVIKVAIEPKTKADIDKMATGLIKLAQEDPSFHFSRDEEINQTVIEGMGELHLEIIVDRLKREFKVEANVGAPQVNYRESISKISEVKYVHKKQSGGSGQFADITVRFEPMETGGGYEFKSEIKGGAVPKEYIPGVMKGLEECMSNGVLAGFPVVDVRAVLVDGSYHDVDSSVLAFQLAARGAFREGMRKASPQLLEPIMKVEVVTPEEHLGDVIGDLNSRRGQINSFGDKPGGLKVVDALVPLAEMFNYVSTLRGMTKGRASYVMQLANFDVVPQHIQNQLAKKEETAAA, encoded by the exons ATGGCAGCAGAATCAGTGACAAGAATGTCATCTGCTGCTTCTTCACTCTGCAACTTTAATGGGTCTCAAAGACCCGTGCCCATATCCAACCGGGTCAGTTCTTCTTCTCGGAGGAATCGATGTGTTAAAGTACAGTCCCTTGCTTCTGAATTCCTTGGAAGCTTCAAACTGTGCTCTGTTTCTGCTTCTAGAAGCTCAAGATTAAGTCAAAAGCCCAAAAAGAATGGCTTTTCTGTCTTTGCTATGGCCGCCGCTGAAG AGGGGAAGAGAACAGTGCCTTTGAAGGACTACCGCAATATAGGAATTATGGCTCATATAGATGCAGGGAAGACAACTACAACTGAACGTGTCCTTTACTATACTGGCAGAAACTATAAAATTGGTGAAGTGCATGAGGGGACAGCCACTATGGACTGGATGGAGCAAGAGCAAGAGAGGGGGATTACAATTACTTCTGCTGCTACTACCACGTTCTGGAACAAGCATCGTATCAACATAATTGATACTCCTGGTCATGTGGACTTCACTCTTGAAGTAGAGCGTGCCCTTAGGGTTTTAGATGGTGCCATATGCTTGTTTGACAGTGTTGCTGGTGTGGAACCTCAATCGGAAACTGTTTGGAGACAAGCTGATAAGTATGGAGTCCCAAGGATATGTTTCGTTAATAAGATGGATCGTCTTGGAGCAAATTTCTTCCGAACAAGAGACATGATAGTATCAAACTTGGGTGCTAAACCACTTGTAATTCAGATTCCAATCGGCGCAGAGGATAACTTCAAAGGATTAGTTGATCTTGTGAAGATGAAAGCTATTGTTTGGTCCGGAGAAGAATTAGGAGCAAAGTTTTCCTATGAGGATATTCCCGCTGATCTTCAAGAGCTGGCTGAGGAATATAGGGCACTGATGATTGAGACTATAGTTGAATTGGATGATGATGCTATGGAGAACTACTTGGAAGGAGTTGAACCTGACGAGGAAACCATTAAAAAGTTGATCAGGAAGGGAACTATCGGTGGCAGTTTTGTCCCAGTCTTGTGTGGCTCAGCTTTCAAGAACAAGGGGGTTCAGCCGCTTCTCGATGCAGTTGTGGATTATTTGCCTTCTCCAGTTGACTTGCCTGCAATGCAAGGAACCGACCCTGGCAACCCAGAAGTGACCATTGAGAGGGCCGCAAGTGATGATGAACCGTTTGCTGGTTTGGCatttaagatcatgaatgatCCTTTTGTGGGGTCTCTCACATTCGTCAGGGTATATTCAGGAAAGCTTAGTGCAGGATCATATGTTGTGAATGCAAACAAAGGCAGGAAGGAGAGAATTGGCAGACTTCTTGAAATGCATGCTAACAGCAGAGAGGATATAAAGACAGCGTTAACTGGTGATATCGTCGCTCTTGCTGGATTGAAAGATACAATTACAGGAGAGACATTGGCTGATCCCGACAAGCCTGTTGTCCTTGAACGCATGGATTTCCCAGATCCTGTTATAAAGGTTGCAATTGAACCCAAGACCAAAGCAGACATTGATAAGATGGCGACAGGCTTAATTAAACTGGCTCAAGAGGATCCATCTTTCCATTTTTCACGGGATGAGGAGATTAACCAGACAGTTATCGAGGGAATGGGAGAATTACATCTTGAGATCATTGTTGATAGACTCAAAAGGGAATTTAAG GTGGAAGCTAATGTTGGAGCTCCACAAGTAAACTACCGCGAGAGTATTTCCAAGATCTCAGAAGTGAAATACGTCCACAAGAAACAGTCTGGTGGGTCAGGACAGTTTGCTGATATCACAGTAAGGTTTGAACCCATGGAAACAGGTGGTGGATATGAATTCAAGAGTGAAATCAAGGGAGGTGCAGTGCCAAAAGAATATATTCCAGGTGTTATGAAGGGATTAGAAGAATGCATGAGTAACGGGGTACTGGCGGGATTTCCCGTTGTTGATGTTCGTGCAGTGCTAGTAGATGGCTCTTACCATGACGTGGATTCAAGTGTATTGGCATTCCAGCTGGCTGCTAGGGGAGCTTTTAGGGAAGGGATGAGAAAAGCTAGTCCACAATTGCTAGAACCGATAATGAAAGTTGAAGTAGTTACACCAGAAGAACATCTAGGAGATGTGATTGGTGACCTTAACTCAAGGAGAGGCCAGATCAACAGCTTTGGAGATAAACCTGGAGGTCTCAAG GTGGTTGATGCTTTGGTTCCATTAGCAGAGATGTTCAATTATGTTAGTACCTTGCGAGGAATGACAAAAGGGCGTGCGTCATATGTCATGCAATTAGCCAACTTTGATGTTGTTCCCCAACACATTCAAAACCAGCTTGCCAAAAAGGAGGAAACAGCAGCTGCTTAA